The proteins below are encoded in one region of Bremerella sp. P1:
- a CDS encoding GspE/PulE family protein, producing MAGTLGNFADILIRRGLVGPDQLREAETMADAQGIPVPEALIRSGYVGANDVMRAVAEEHGLEFIDLDEVRIPMSAVELVPESVARENVVMPMAEDDGALKVIIADPLDLETIDKLRFILNRKVEIALAPRENILEAINRYYGQQEGESADTMLQEFTDTAIDFTDTMEQDTMTMAGDETVDETSAPVVRLVQLMINEAVQLRASDIHVEPFEDRVRIRYRIDGRLIERDSPPRRMLGAILSRLKILGGIDIAERRRCQDGRIKADVGTKTIDLRVSVIPTNHGQSIVMRILDKDSIKVGIRQLGLSDSNFIKFNNLIKRPNGIVLVTGPTGSGKTTTLYAALNELNRPDTKIITAEDPVEYYLPGINQTQVRHSIGLDFAKIIKAMLRQAPNIILVGEMRDTETASMGIQASLTGHLVFSTLHTNDAPGAITRLIDMGVPSYLVSSTIIGILAQRLVRVICEKCKAPVKPTKESLAAAGITPEMAEGATFMKGRGCGNCQRSGYRGRMGIFELMPMNARLRELAFQGAATQDIRRAAVATGMDTLFDDGVKKAMQGKTTLEEVFRVAKVVEKDS from the coding sequence TTGGCTGGAACCCTGGGAAATTTTGCGGACATTCTGATTCGACGTGGCCTCGTCGGACCTGACCAATTGCGCGAGGCCGAAACCATGGCCGATGCCCAGGGAATCCCGGTTCCCGAGGCACTGATCCGTTCCGGCTACGTCGGAGCCAACGACGTGATGCGAGCGGTCGCGGAAGAGCACGGCCTCGAGTTCATTGATCTGGACGAAGTTCGGATCCCCATGTCGGCCGTGGAACTGGTACCGGAATCGGTCGCTCGTGAAAACGTGGTGATGCCGATGGCCGAAGATGACGGTGCTCTGAAAGTCATCATCGCCGATCCACTCGACCTGGAAACGATCGATAAACTTCGATTTATCCTCAACCGAAAGGTCGAAATCGCGTTGGCCCCACGCGAAAACATCCTCGAAGCGATCAACCGCTACTACGGGCAACAAGAAGGTGAATCCGCGGATACGATGCTGCAGGAATTCACCGATACGGCGATCGACTTCACCGACACCATGGAACAAGACACCATGACGATGGCCGGTGACGAAACCGTCGACGAGACGAGTGCCCCGGTCGTTCGCCTGGTTCAGTTGATGATCAATGAGGCGGTTCAGCTTCGGGCCTCAGATATTCACGTTGAGCCGTTTGAAGATCGCGTTCGTATTCGCTATCGCATCGACGGTCGTTTAATTGAACGTGACAGCCCCCCCAGACGTATGCTTGGGGCGATCTTGTCCCGCCTCAAGATTTTGGGGGGTATCGATATCGCCGAGCGGCGTCGTTGCCAGGACGGACGTATCAAGGCCGACGTCGGAACCAAAACCATCGACCTTCGCGTGAGCGTTATCCCCACTAATCACGGTCAATCGATCGTGATGCGGATTCTGGATAAAGACAGTATCAAGGTGGGTATTCGCCAGCTTGGCCTTTCCGACTCGAACTTCATCAAGTTCAACAATCTCATCAAACGTCCCAATGGGATCGTCCTGGTGACCGGACCCACCGGTTCGGGGAAGACGACCACCCTCTATGCGGCACTCAACGAACTGAACCGCCCAGACACCAAAATCATCACCGCCGAAGACCCGGTCGAGTACTACCTGCCTGGCATCAACCAGACCCAGGTTCGTCACAGCATTGGGCTCGATTTCGCGAAGATTATTAAGGCCATGCTGCGTCAGGCACCTAATATCATCCTCGTCGGTGAAATGCGCGATACTGAAACAGCTTCCATGGGGATCCAAGCCTCACTTACTGGACACTTGGTTTTCAGTACACTACACACGAACGATGCGCCCGGTGCCATTACACGTTTGATCGACATGGGTGTTCCCTCTTATCTCGTTTCCAGTACAATTATTGGTATTCTCGCACAGCGCTTGGTCCGGGTGATTTGCGAGAAGTGCAAGGCTCCCGTTAAGCCAACTAAGGAGTCATTGGCGGCTGCTGGCATTACGCCTGAGATGGCCGAAGGCGCGACCTTCATGAAGGGTCGCGGTTGCGGTAATTGCCAGCGTAGTGGTTACAGGGGACGTATGGGTATTTTTGAGTTAATGCCTATGAATGCACGACTTAGAGAGTTGGCATTCCAAGGGGCGGCAACTCAGGATATTCGTCGAGCCGCTGTGGCGACCGGCATGGATACCCTGTTCGATGACGGGGTGAAAAAAGCCATGCAGGGCAAGACAACCCTGGAGGAAGTCTTCCGCGTAGCCAAGGTTGTCGAGAAAGACTCCTAA
- a CDS encoding type IV pilus modification PilV family protein translates to MTRHRTHLGITLIEVMMSTMVVSLGILGLVALIPLGTHLTERGVRADRIASVGPRAFHEARARGAFAPANWVIPTAALASTNSPFWLAQPTGLPVRQPYLIDPMFFGANGFDSTRRYFPYPTQLYGSGAPNYRQTTSKEMQMWRVGLRRSGGNAPLSAPQAIAAFRSDDDLAFERPDDGELPSFQRFYERSATPVKRQALGEYSWMIMLTPSAVDQSNFSTTGLAATPNVESEWFQPPVTISDVAAATGAPGNRPERLLAAMQTAATDEYMASVIILKNRQIPGLVSTPLATPSLTDGDDELEVTSERVVGVDTTSFLAPGGYSTGEVRLIQSGGSREDAEERILKLSNGDWICLVRRLPEDADFPLGDIYQWYKVVMVDDVVDSTDSITGNSLPFSRRVTINGPDWNSNVPPTHAIIVDGVVGVYTKRVRLETQSPWSP, encoded by the coding sequence ATGACGCGCCACCGCACCCATCTCGGCATTACGCTGATCGAGGTGATGATGTCCACCATGGTGGTCAGCCTGGGCATTTTGGGCTTGGTTGCCCTGATCCCGCTGGGGACTCACCTGACCGAGCGTGGCGTACGTGCCGACCGGATCGCGAGTGTTGGTCCACGAGCCTTCCATGAAGCGCGGGCAAGGGGAGCATTCGCTCCAGCAAATTGGGTCATACCAACAGCAGCCTTAGCCTCGACGAATTCCCCTTTCTGGCTCGCACAACCAACAGGTCTTCCCGTTCGACAGCCATACTTGATCGATCCGATGTTTTTCGGAGCCAACGGGTTTGATTCGACAAGAAGGTACTTCCCTTACCCAACACAACTCTACGGATCAGGTGCCCCCAATTATCGACAAACCACTAGCAAGGAAATGCAGATGTGGCGGGTCGGACTTCGACGTAGCGGCGGGAACGCACCTTTGTCCGCACCACAAGCGATAGCCGCATTTCGATCTGATGACGATCTAGCATTCGAGCGCCCTGATGATGGCGAACTGCCCTCATTCCAGCGTTTTTATGAGCGGAGCGCAACGCCAGTCAAACGCCAAGCTCTTGGTGAATATTCATGGATGATAATGCTGACACCTTCGGCTGTGGACCAAAGCAACTTCAGCACAACAGGACTTGCTGCAACGCCGAATGTCGAATCGGAATGGTTTCAACCACCCGTAACGATAAGTGATGTTGCCGCGGCAACTGGCGCACCAGGCAACCGCCCCGAGCGACTGCTCGCAGCGATGCAGACCGCAGCCACCGACGAATACATGGCCTCCGTTATCATCTTAAAGAATCGCCAGATTCCAGGCCTTGTCTCAACGCCATTGGCAACGCCATCTCTAACAGATGGCGATGATGAACTCGAAGTTACCAGTGAACGTGTGGTAGGCGTCGATACGACGTCATTCCTAGCTCCAGGCGGCTATTCGACTGGTGAAGTCCGGCTTATCCAATCAGGCGGTTCTCGAGAAGATGCCGAAGAACGCATCCTTAAGCTAAGCAACGGTGACTGGATATGCCTCGTCAGAAGACTTCCAGAAGATGCTGATTTTCCACTAGGCGACATCTACCAGTGGTACAAGGTCGTTATGGTGGATGACGTTGTCGACAGCACAGACTCGATAACGGGAAATTCATTGCCGTTTTCACGTCGAGTGACGATCAATGGTCCCGATTGGAATTCGAACGTACCCCCAACTCATGCCATCATCGTTGACGGCGTGGTAGGCGTGTATACGAAACGGGTCCGTTTGGAAACACAATCACCCTGGTCACCTTGA
- a CDS encoding type II secretion system protein, which produces MTSRPRACHRGFTLVELLVVITIIGILAGLALVGIRVAIIAAQNAAMKVEMAQISQALDLYKQQYGSYPPDCNSVALPTVAAREAAINTHLRKKFGQRSATVDVFDTSNMAAINTFANETGIIRAGATAANAYTLEALDPTETYVLFLMGFSPDVENPITGTGERTPLFEFDQKRLTDEDDDGWWSYHPTYTEAEYVYFNSRTYANSSNDNVAQYNFTSSPGLAEGIARPYGTINANGAADWAEPGKFQLLCAGLDGDFGAGFSGAPTPAQAVKLYPSGVQDTSLAANSVNYTLEDNDNLVNFGEASTLESDLDL; this is translated from the coding sequence ATGACATCCCGTCCACGCGCATGCCATCGTGGCTTTACCCTCGTCGAATTGCTGGTGGTCATCACCATCATCGGCATCCTGGCCGGCCTCGCCCTGGTCGGTATCCGAGTCGCCATTATCGCCGCCCAAAATGCGGCTATGAAGGTCGAGATGGCTCAAATCTCTCAGGCTTTAGACCTTTATAAACAGCAATACGGTTCCTATCCGCCTGACTGCAACAGCGTTGCCTTGCCAACGGTTGCCGCTCGCGAGGCCGCGATCAATACCCACTTACGTAAAAAGTTTGGACAACGAAGTGCGACAGTCGACGTTTTCGACACCAGCAACATGGCAGCGATCAACACCTTCGCGAACGAGACCGGCATCATCCGTGCCGGGGCAACCGCCGCGAACGCTTACACGCTTGAAGCTTTGGATCCGACCGAGACCTATGTCTTGTTCCTGATGGGCTTCAGCCCTGACGTCGAAAACCCGATCACCGGTACCGGCGAACGCACCCCATTGTTTGAGTTTGACCAGAAGCGTCTGACCGACGAAGACGACGATGGCTGGTGGTCATATCACCCAACCTACACCGAAGCAGAATACGTCTACTTCAATTCCAGGACATACGCCAATAGCTCGAATGATAATGTTGCCCAGTACAATTTCACCAGCTCCCCAGGGCTGGCCGAAGGGATCGCTCGTCCGTACGGAACGATCAACGCCAACGGCGCCGCGGACTGGGCGGAACCAGGTAAGTTCCAACTGTTGTGTGCCGGGCTCGATGGTGATTTCGGCGCTGGCTTCAGTGGCGCCCCAACGCCTGCTCAAGCAGTAAAGCTCTATCCTTCCGGGGTCCAAGATACCTCCCTGGCCGCGAATAGCGTCAATTACACCTTGGAAGACAACGACAACCTCGTGAACTTCGGCGAGGCATCCACACTCGAAAGCGACCTCGATCTGTAA
- a CDS encoding type II secretion system F family protein, producing MPTYQFEAMDAQGQEIRDVIEAPTEDDAQATIRQMGYFVTRINEKKSREKAGAKAKGKNRGFTIGGVSHRQLTTFTRQLAILQNAGLPILRSLKILEQQCKPGRLKNSLMDVCEDIESGAGLSEAMAKCPKCFNRLYVNMIRAGEAGGALEVILMRLADFMERDADLRRKVQGAMIYPCVVITVAVGILTFIMIKIVPTFRQIFEEFGLDLPPVTELLITISNGVVNYWYCIPLIPVAVFLFVKLLRKFKHGRMGWDLFFLNIPIFGGLVEKNVLARTTRTLGTLISSGVPILECLNIARDTSGNAMFERMYHNVSESVKEGESIFKPMEENCRAPFHPISLFLWIIFPVAPFVSFFFIPAMQPFAWQAVGVVGALGAGWYFLTLRRRMVELFVTNMIDVGEETGELDTMLYKVADTYDEDVKVLTDSLTKIMEPLLIVFLGFSVGFIVIALFLPLVDLIQNLS from the coding sequence ATGCCAACCTATCAATTTGAAGCGATGGACGCTCAAGGTCAGGAGATCCGCGACGTCATCGAGGCCCCGACCGAAGACGATGCACAAGCTACTATTCGGCAGATGGGCTACTTCGTTACCCGCATCAACGAAAAGAAATCGCGGGAAAAGGCCGGAGCAAAAGCCAAAGGGAAGAATCGAGGCTTCACGATCGGTGGCGTCAGTCACCGTCAGCTGACCACCTTCACGCGTCAGCTAGCCATTCTGCAAAATGCCGGTCTACCCATTTTGCGTAGCCTCAAGATTCTCGAGCAGCAGTGTAAGCCTGGTCGCCTCAAAAACAGCTTGATGGATGTCTGCGAAGACATCGAATCGGGTGCCGGCCTCTCGGAAGCGATGGCCAAGTGCCCTAAATGCTTCAACCGTTTGTACGTGAACATGATTCGCGCTGGTGAAGCGGGTGGTGCATTGGAAGTCATTTTGATGCGTCTGGCTGACTTCATGGAACGCGACGCCGACCTTCGCCGTAAGGTGCAAGGTGCGATGATCTATCCGTGTGTGGTCATCACCGTGGCCGTCGGTATCTTGACGTTCATCATGATCAAGATCGTTCCGACGTTCCGCCAGATCTTCGAGGAATTCGGGCTCGACTTGCCGCCCGTCACCGAGCTGCTCATCACCATCAGTAACGGTGTGGTCAACTACTGGTACTGCATCCCGCTGATTCCGGTGGCGGTGTTCCTGTTCGTCAAACTACTTAGAAAATTCAAACACGGCCGCATGGGTTGGGACTTGTTCTTCTTGAACATTCCGATCTTCGGCGGCCTGGTCGAAAAGAACGTCCTTGCCCGTACCACGCGTACGCTGGGCACGCTGATTTCCTCGGGTGTTCCCATTCTGGAATGCCTGAACATCGCCCGTGACACGAGCGGCAACGCCATGTTCGAGCGGATGTATCACAACGTTTCGGAATCGGTGAAAGAGGGTGAATCGATTTTTAAACCGATGGAAGAGAACTGCCGAGCACCCTTCCATCCGATCTCGCTTTTCCTGTGGATCATCTTCCCGGTGGCCCCATTTGTTTCATTCTTCTTTATTCCTGCGATGCAGCCGTTTGCCTGGCAGGCAGTCGGCGTAGTCGGTGCCCTTGGGGCAGGCTGGTACTTCCTCACACTGCGGCGACGAATGGTGGAACTGTTCGTTACCAACATGATCGACGTGGGCGAAGAAACGGGTGAACTCGACACCATGTTGTACAAGGTGGCCGATACCTACGACGAAGACGTCAAGGTCCTTACCGACTCACTCACCAAAATTATGGAACCGCTGCTGATCGTGTTCCTCGGCTTCTCAGTCGGGTTCATCGTGATCGCGTTGTTCCTTCCGCTGGTCGACTTGATTCAGAACCTGAGTTAA
- a CDS encoding prepilin-type N-terminal cleavage/methylation domain-containing protein, whose product MSLFKQNYRDVRRGMTIVELLVVLGVLSILLGIAATAVKTGTRGKKQREAARQVNAYIAAAQAKAVQVNRPVGIEIARNLTDVDGDNVYTSGTDTGIGNASLLMYTIETPPPYAGDDVSARIGISVPVGYGPGSTVTLTDTTPFFYAAAANLMNAGDLVGVKLNYRGTIYSATVIDNAPLQIQFQIPAYDRTIFDLGTVPCQIFLPPVRTSATPLQLPSDMCIDLTCSGVANTGNEFANWAAGTNDLSIRFLFSPRGNVQSVNYNGLWLAPTGNIHMLVGKYDQAVDALEVMGTDGINEVATFPPGTPVNYVNYLTPSDPDLDTNLADATAMWVSVNFLTGQITTTRNKLIQDSFLTDTAFTALSQAAKNQAILAEARDFARRVLIVKGQGDN is encoded by the coding sequence ATGAGCTTGTTCAAGCAAAACTACCGCGATGTCCGCCGCGGCATGACGATCGTCGAATTGCTGGTCGTGCTCGGGGTGCTCTCCATTCTGCTGGGTATCGCCGCCACAGCAGTTAAGACAGGCACACGTGGCAAGAAGCAGCGTGAAGCGGCCCGCCAGGTGAATGCCTATATTGCTGCTGCCCAGGCCAAGGCCGTTCAGGTCAATCGCCCCGTGGGGATCGAGATCGCTCGCAACCTGACCGATGTCGATGGGGACAATGTCTATACTTCTGGCACCGATACCGGGATCGGCAACGCTTCGCTGCTGATGTACACCATCGAAACGCCACCGCCGTATGCAGGAGATGATGTATCGGCACGGATTGGTATTTCAGTTCCCGTTGGCTATGGGCCTGGAAGCACGGTCACGTTGACCGATACGACGCCGTTCTTCTATGCAGCCGCTGCCAACTTGATGAACGCTGGCGACTTGGTCGGCGTGAAGCTGAACTATCGGGGCACGATCTACTCGGCGACCGTAATTGACAACGCTCCACTTCAAATTCAATTTCAGATTCCGGCATATGATCGAACGATTTTTGATCTCGGTACCGTTCCCTGCCAGATCTTCCTGCCGCCCGTTCGCACCAGCGCCACACCGCTTCAATTGCCGAGCGACATGTGCATTGACCTGACGTGTTCAGGGGTAGCGAATACGGGTAACGAATTCGCCAACTGGGCGGCCGGGACGAATGATCTTTCCATCCGCTTCCTGTTCAGTCCGCGCGGCAACGTGCAGAGCGTGAACTACAACGGCCTTTGGCTTGCTCCCACGGGTAATATCCACATGTTGGTCGGCAAGTACGACCAGGCCGTCGACGCCTTGGAAGTGATGGGAACCGACGGTATCAACGAAGTGGCCACGTTCCCGCCCGGCACACCGGTCAACTATGTCAACTACCTCACTCCGTCCGACCCGGATTTAGACACCAACCTTGCTGACGCCACGGCCATGTGGGTTTCGGTGAATTTCCTGACGGGGCAGATCACGACCACGCGAAACAAACTGATCCAAGATTCCTTCCTGACCGACACCGCGTTCACCGCATTGTCCCAAGCCGCAAAGAACCAAGCCATCCTGGCCGAAGCTCGCGACTTTGCCCGCCGTGTCTTGATCGTGAAGGGGCAAGGGGATAACTAA
- a CDS encoding type II secretion system protein — MPIMATHFARRPLRPAFTLVELLVVMGVLAMLSSMVLVGLSSAAEQARANRTRSQVQKIHELLMPRWDEYRYRRVEANKSGDVRARQGARVDKIRQLMRMEMPCHRQDVQFGLTNNAVAFGSETTEPALWRRYRRAVINRAGSFAAWSSDNDDAECLYMILESIQVGETNGLDFFKKSEIGDTDDDGMPEILDGWGNPIHFIRWAPGFIGPRSNLHHNDSPDPFDPLGVRNGRLQTAGTGIYDHFPLFPLIVSEGPDGALDIRVKYGTVALTEATINGSPPNNPYYENAGARLGDETDTNGNSVDEFFDNVSNHQLVIAGNSQ, encoded by the coding sequence ATGCCAATCATGGCAACACACTTCGCTCGGCGTCCGCTGCGTCCTGCTTTCACCTTGGTGGAACTGCTGGTCGTGATGGGAGTGCTCGCGATGCTCAGCAGCATGGTCCTGGTCGGCCTCTCATCCGCCGCCGAACAGGCCCGCGCCAATCGCACTCGCAGCCAGGTCCAGAAAATCCACGAGCTGCTGATGCCGCGGTGGGACGAGTACCGGTATCGCCGCGTGGAAGCAAACAAGTCTGGGGATGTCCGCGCTCGTCAGGGGGCGCGGGTTGATAAAATCCGGCAACTCATGCGAATGGAAATGCCATGCCATCGGCAAGACGTACAGTTCGGTCTTACCAATAATGCTGTTGCATTTGGAAGTGAAACGACTGAGCCCGCTCTTTGGCGTCGCTATCGACGAGCGGTCATCAATCGGGCTGGAAGTTTTGCAGCATGGTCCAGTGACAACGATGACGCCGAGTGCTTGTACATGATTCTGGAATCAATCCAGGTCGGCGAGACGAATGGGCTGGATTTCTTCAAGAAATCGGAAATTGGCGACACGGATGATGATGGTATGCCAGAAATACTGGATGGATGGGGAAATCCGATTCACTTCATCCGCTGGGCGCCTGGCTTCATTGGCCCACGCTCAAACCTCCATCACAACGACTCTCCTGACCCATTTGATCCTCTAGGCGTTCGCAATGGCCGTCTCCAGACTGCGGGGACGGGAATCTACGATCATTTCCCACTTTTCCCATTAATTGTCTCTGAGGGACCAGATGGTGCTCTCGACATTCGGGTGAAATATGGAACGGTCGCACTAACGGAAGCCACGATCAATGGCTCTCCACCGAACAATCCGTATTATGAAAACGCGGGAGCCCGACTGGGTGACGAGACAGACACGAACGGCAACTCTGTAGATGAGTTCTTCGACAATGTTTCCAACCATCAACTCGTAATCGCGGGGAATAGTCAATGA
- a CDS encoding GspE/PulE family protein codes for MAVRRLGQILVDLGFISDEQLVLLLEEQEAQAEHQPLGKIAEDMNLITDDQLAQALAEQLHMQVISLDDVSIAPDLLRRITEPMAQLYKVIPVSYEEDLNRLTVATCEPQNLSTQDELRQFLGYEVKTVVSTERDIQKTLDRYYSEDSESFEGLVRDLEDDNDLAKAAAALEGDGPIDITDAEALADSAPVRKLLNMVLLMAIKDHASDIHFEPFEEEFRIRIKADGVLFEMVPPPRHLAFAITTRIKVMANLDIAERRMPQDGRIELTVGGHPVDLRVSVLPTMFGESVVMRLLDRSVVSLNIEKVGMGDETLKEFRQVMHKPNGIVLVTGPTGSGKTTTLYSALSELNSINEKLITTEDPVEYDIDGIIQIPIDSDIGNTFANCLRAILRQDPDVILVGEIRDLETGEIAIQASLTGHLVFSTLHTNDAPSTITRLKDMGIPTFMITATVEAILAQRLVRRVCSQCRQEHEPSKDAIFLLEMKEEELAGRKFFKGAGCENCNGTGYKGRIGIFELMIMNDDLRSMIMQNTSTDELRDEARKFGMTPLRDAGLQLAFDGLTTLDEVLRETVVD; via the coding sequence ATGGCAGTTCGCCGACTTGGACAGATTCTGGTCGACCTTGGCTTCATCAGCGACGAACAACTCGTGCTGCTGCTAGAAGAGCAAGAAGCCCAGGCCGAACATCAGCCCCTTGGCAAGATCGCCGAGGACATGAATCTGATTACCGACGACCAGCTGGCCCAAGCTTTGGCCGAACAGCTGCACATGCAGGTGATCAGCCTCGACGATGTTTCGATTGCTCCTGACCTGCTGCGCCGCATCACCGAACCGATGGCCCAGCTGTATAAGGTCATTCCGGTTTCGTACGAGGAAGACCTCAACCGCTTGACGGTGGCAACCTGTGAACCGCAGAACCTTTCGACGCAGGACGAACTGCGGCAGTTTCTGGGTTACGAAGTCAAAACAGTTGTCTCCACCGAACGCGACATTCAGAAAACACTCGATCGTTACTATTCGGAAGACTCCGAAAGTTTCGAGGGTCTTGTCCGCGACTTAGAAGACGACAACGATCTCGCGAAAGCGGCCGCTGCCCTGGAAGGGGATGGGCCGATCGATATTACCGATGCGGAAGCTCTCGCAGATAGCGCCCCGGTTCGCAAGCTGCTGAACATGGTGCTCTTGATGGCCATTAAAGACCACGCGAGCGATATCCACTTCGAGCCCTTCGAAGAAGAGTTCCGTATCCGCATCAAAGCGGACGGCGTCCTCTTCGAGATGGTTCCCCCGCCGCGTCACTTGGCCTTCGCGATTACCACGCGTATCAAAGTGATGGCGAACCTCGACATCGCCGAACGTCGTATGCCGCAGGACGGTCGTATCGAACTGACGGTGGGTGGTCACCCGGTCGATCTTCGTGTGAGCGTGCTGCCGACCATGTTTGGCGAAAGCGTCGTTATGCGGCTTTTGGACCGCAGCGTGGTTTCGCTCAACATCGAGAAGGTGGGCATGGGGGACGAGACCCTCAAGGAATTCCGCCAGGTGATGCACAAGCCGAACGGAATTGTCTTGGTGACCGGTCCAACGGGCTCCGGCAAGACCACGACCCTCTATTCGGCACTGAGCGAACTCAACTCCATCAACGAAAAGCTGATCACGACCGAAGACCCGGTCGAGTATGATATCGATGGCATCATTCAAATCCCTATCGATTCAGACATCGGCAATACGTTCGCGAACTGCCTGCGAGCCATTTTGCGACAAGATCCTGATGTGATTCTGGTGGGTGAGATTCGTGACCTGGAGACGGGCGAAATCGCTATTCAAGCCTCTCTCACCGGGCACTTGGTATTCAGCACGCTGCACACCAACGACGCCCCATCCACCATCACGCGACTCAAGGACATGGGGATCCCCACGTTCATGATCACGGCAACCGTCGAAGCCATTTTGGCCCAGCGTTTGGTACGCCGTGTTTGTAGCCAATGCCGTCAAGAACACGAGCCCTCGAAAGACGCCATCTTCCTCTTGGAAATGAAAGAAGAAGAGTTGGCAGGCCGCAAGTTCTTTAAAGGTGCCGGCTGCGAAAACTGCAACGGAACCGGATACAAAGGCCGTATCGGCATTTTTGAATTGATGATCATGAACGACGACCTTCGTTCGATGATCATGCAAAACACCTCCACGGACGAACTGCGAGACGAAGCCAGAAAGTTTGGTATGACGCCCCTCCGCGACGCCGGACTGCAGCTCGCTTTCGACGGGCTGACTACCCTGGACGAAGTGCTTCGCGAAACGGTCGTCGACTAA
- a CDS encoding type IV pilus twitching motility protein PilT yields MATILIDKLLQAAVKQGASDIHITVGQPPVFRLHGRMRQLDTKSLEPDDTVSLMKSITPERCQRELQETGGSDFGFAFSDLARFRVSIFRQRGNISMVLRQIPNDMLTPEQLGLPAKVLELCHRPRGLFLVTGPTGSGKSTTLASVINHLNETVDHHIITIEDPIEFYHYHKKSTVNQREIGVDVPSFSEAIRRALRQDPDVILVGEMRDLETIEAAISAAETGHVVFGTLHTNSAASTVDRIIDVFPAGQQDQIRTQLGSALLGVLAQTLCPKIGGGRVAAYELLNVTSGISNLIRENKTFRIPSMIQTGSKHGMILMDDSLFNHWRAERVTMEDALAKAQNPNDLAKRIADARRGNVDDREGAA; encoded by the coding sequence ATGGCCACGATTCTCATTGACAAGTTGTTGCAGGCCGCTGTGAAGCAGGGCGCAAGCGATATCCATATCACGGTGGGACAACCGCCAGTGTTTCGTTTGCACGGTCGCATGCGTCAACTCGACACGAAATCGTTGGAACCCGACGATACTGTCTCGCTGATGAAAAGCATCACGCCGGAACGCTGCCAACGAGAACTTCAGGAAACGGGTGGTTCCGACTTTGGTTTTGCCTTCTCGGACTTGGCCCGTTTCCGTGTGTCGATTTTCCGACAACGTGGAAACATCTCGATGGTGTTGCGTCAGATTCCCAATGACATGCTCACCCCCGAGCAGTTGGGGCTGCCAGCCAAAGTCCTTGAGCTCTGCCATCGACCGCGTGGCTTGTTCCTAGTGACCGGGCCTACCGGTTCGGGTAAGTCCACCACGCTGGCCTCGGTGATCAACCACCTCAACGAAACCGTTGACCACCATATCATCACGATCGAAGACCCGATCGAATTTTATCACTACCACAAGAAGTCGACGGTCAATCAGCGCGAAATCGGTGTTGATGTGCCCTCCTTCTCGGAAGCCATTCGTCGTGCGTTGCGTCAGGACCCTGACGTGATCCTCGTGGGCGAAATGCGTGACTTGGAAACGATTGAAGCAGCCATTTCCGCGGCGGAAACCGGGCACGTGGTGTTCGGGACGTTGCATACCAACAGTGCCGCCAGTACCGTCGACCGTATCATCGACGTGTTCCCGGCTGGCCAGCAGGATCAGATTCGTACGCAGTTGGGTTCGGCCCTCCTGGGCGTGCTGGCCCAGACGTTGTGCCCCAAGATTGGCGGCGGACGTGTGGCAGCCTACGAGCTACTGAACGTGACCTCAGGTATTTCCAACCTGATCCGTGAAAACAAGACATTCCGTATTCCATCGATGATTCAAACCGGCTCGAAGCACGGGATGATCCTGATGGACGACTCCCTTTTCAATCACTGGCGGGCCGAACGAGTCACCATGGAAGACGCGTTGGCCAAAGCCCAAAACCCGAATGACCTGGCAAAGCGTATCGCCGACGCCCGACGTGGCAATGTCGACGATCGAGAAGGTGCCGCGTAA